The genomic window gatatagttacaaagctttcatgagtgttagtcatacaatgatcactcatccctccaccagtgtacattttgcatcaccaatgtccccagtggcCCTCCCActaccctcaccccacctcaccgcctgcctctatggcagacagaaTCAAAGCCTTCGAGCCTTCTGTGTATTTAGAGTGTAAACACACCTAAATTGTGCCGTTAGTGGTGTCTGTTATATTCAGTGTGCACCATTCCAGAACTTCCACGTTATTGCCGAAGGCAGCGTGACCTCACTGGCAtcactcttctcccctcctccagcTCTTTCCTGGCAGCCACTAATGtttctttctctgcctttgtCTGTTCTGGACATGGCAGGTTAATGGAGTCAGATACGACGTGACCTTTGGGTCTGGCTTCTTCCATAGAACATAATGATTTGAGGTTGTTGGGGACTCAGTAAAAAATTGTATTCCCTCgttcctttattatttatttatagtgttGTGAGGAAAGACCGCTCATGCTCGGTCCTGCTGCTCACTGCGGGTGACTGGCTGGGCACTGCACACAAAATAGACTTGTACACTTTGCTGTCAGCTGGGGAACCCTAGAGGCCAGTGGTACTggaaatgtgtgtgtgactgcgaCCTGCCAGGCAgccccttggtgctcaggggtcatactTGGGCCCCTCAAGACAGAGCACTgtttgcctttgttttgtttgttttttattttggggccacactcagcagtctcagggaagactcctggctctgagctcacggatgactcctggcagggcttgggggactatatggggtgtcagggaccagGCCCATATGggtgcatgtgaggcaaatgtcttacctgctgtactatgactctgtcCCCTACAAGTTTTTGTCCTCCAATCTAATAGTTAATCATAGTCTCACATGGCTGATgtgcatgcaagaaaaatttaattccatATACATGGGAAGCCCAAATACTCAGGAGGGATTCCAAAGACGAACAAAGTGGGTGCGGGTACCAGCCTGAGCTATGAGACAAGACAGGGCTGGGAGGCTTTAAAACGACACCTGGTCCCGGGCTGGTCAGAGACCTGCTGTTTCTTTCCGGGTTTCTAAGGCCCTCAGCTCAGGCAAGGGGTCTTTCCCATGTAAATCCATctagggggcagggcagagggcctGCATGCTGGCAGCCTGGATTCAGCCCTTTGCACTCCCATCCTCTGAGCATTTCCCTCCTCCAAATCTGTCTAGGTAGTTCAGAGAGAGGTACAAGTTTGTCTTGAACCAACCAAGtttcaattgcttttttttttcttttgtgaaacaatatagtttttattgaataaaacttatttagaaagacaggggaggggctggagtgatagcacagcaggtagggcgtttgccttgcactcggctgacccaggttcgattcccagcatcccataaaaatccctcgagcactgccaggagtaattcctgagtgcatgagccaggagagagagagagagagagagagagagagagagagagagagagagagagagagaagagacatgttcaaaagagaacacaggcttctgcaGAAGGGAAAAATCAAGCAAAGATACATAGAGACAAGTCTGGAGATTCTGTTCAAGAGAGGACAGGGCTTCAGAGGGGCTGGGAATGGGCTTAGAAGAGGCAGGGGACTGTATGCTCCCAGCATGGCCCCCAGGTCAGCACGCCAGTGATAGGTGAGCCAGCCTGCTGGGGCTCCAGAGAAGTGCCCAGGTGCAGGAAGCTGAGCACCTTTGAGGGacacagtccccagagcccagcaggcgTTGGCTATGTGGCTCAGATCAGAGCACGGCAGTTGCTGTGCGTGAGGGCTGGCTCACCACCACAGGGTTTCCAGTCAGGAGATGCCAGCGCGCGTTTCAGGAGGTCCCTCCGCTTGCCACCCGGAAGAGGCCCAGGATGACCTCTGAGGGCACAAGGAGAGGAGCAGACAAGGCTGTGGAGACCTACGAGGCTGGTGGACTTCGGGAGCATCCCGGAGTCAGTCAGCCTGAGTGTGCACAGACTGAGGGCTCCAGGGGCTCTCCCTGCTCCCTCTGGGCCACACTGAGGACCCAGAggtccctcccagctgtgctcagggaaccttgtggtgttggggatcaaacccaggcctccggcATGAAAACTCTGTGCTCCAGCCTTAGCCGTGGGCAAAACAGTTTCTCTCAGGAAGGCCCCAGGCATATTAGAGCAGAAACAGCCAGACTCCATTAACAAAAGAGATAAACGCAGAGGCCCCGGTGTAATTAGAGGCCAAGATCAGTGACAAGGATGGATTTTCCAGATGTGCTGAACCATAGCACCGGGACACGCTGTCCAGTCTTTTACTGGatgtgatgtcagtgggccccacaggtgacttaagtaaagcagggaggagaaagatggtcactttctccagtcactttctccccaaccacctctgtCACCCGGGACCCAgaattactgggttcttgtctcgccttgcagaaaggaatttcaggagtagacagacagtgaataaattgattttatttggaggatttttaaggtgtgtgtgtgtgtgggagagagagagagagagagagagagagagagagagagagagagagagagagagagagagagagagagggagggagggagggagagggagagagagagagagagaaatgtactCAAAAGAGAACACGAGGGCACAgcacagggagggtgtttgccttgcacgcagccaacccaggttcgattcccagcatctcatatggtcccctgagcacagccaggggtaattcctgagtgcagagccaggagtaacccctgtgcatcgccaggtgtgacccaaaaagcaaagaaaaaaaaaaagagagagaacacgggcttctccaggggtgTAGAATGCTACAtaatcctagcattagacaggaaagcatgaaagtacacatctcaagagggagatgcgggagacacgtgtgctcaggcgccacatgtgctcggccgcGTGGGCACAAAGTAGTACAGGGGCCCTTGCTTTGTTCAAGatgtcttttataggctcttctggggttgtcttgatctggaagttctggagtcttctcagggctggacacattttaatcagattaagggggAGGTCGAGGGTtggaggaacttcatggggaggggtccaacctccctAGGGTCGGCTGAAGGTCTTATcgggtctgttttctgtatccacagggtggatcagcctTAGGATtgtcctcccagaagttctgttgacctaagtttcattgccgagggcctttccctacctacctgcctacatcagataGTCTGGAACAGCGAGGGGCGCAGCACAGAAGGTTGAGCAGGGTTCGGGCTCTGAGAGTGGATCTGCGggcgggcggtgggggtgggggacgcggGTGGGGGGTGAGGCACGAATAGAGCGGAGGTAATCGGGTTGCACTAGGTTGAAAACTCCAAGTATATTCTGCGGGGTGCCGCAATACACATTAGCACCTCCTCGGGGTGGGGACGAGCGCAATCGCTGAGCCGGTCCCAGACCCTGCTTTGGGCCAAGGCCTTGGCATGAGGATGCCAGCTCGCTGGAAAGGACCAGGAAGGGCCGCAACACGACCCGAGGCAGGAAGAACCAGACACTGCAGTAACTAACTCGGGCCCTTCCGGACAAGGGGGAAGGATTCCGGCGAGGAACCCCCGGAGATGAGCTGGCCAATCAGAAGCCAGCCCGCCCCGGTCAGAGGATTCAGGGCCTCCGTCACCTAGGCTGACCTTGCGCCTCCAATGGGAGAACCGCCTCGCCGCTCGCGTTACGCCGCTCCCAGGCCCTGAGAAGTATTTCCGTGGTGAGCGCGCTTCCCCGAGTCCCGAGTGGCTCCACGCCAGCCAATCAGAGGGGCGCTCAGTATCCCGCAGCCAATAGCCACTCGAGGTCCGGAGCCGACTCAAGGCGGTTGGTGCGGAGCCTCCGCCGCCCACGTCCAATGGGCGGTGTGCGCGATGCGCCGGGCCAATGAgcacggcgggggcggggccggcgccgcGGCGGGCGGCTACGAGGAGCGGCTGGTGGCGGCGGCCGGTGGCGGCGGCGCGGCAATGGCGGCGGCCGAGGCCGGCGGCGAGGACGCCCGCTGCGTGCGCCTGAACGCCGAGCGGGCCCGCGCCCTGCTGTCCGACGTGGACACGCTGCTGTTCGACTGCGACGGCGTGCTGTGGCGCGGCGAGACGGCCGTGCCGGGCGCGCCCGAGGCGCTGACGGCGCTGCGGGCCCGCGGCAAGCGCCTGGGCTTCATCACCAACAACAGCAGCAAGACCCGCGCGGCCTACGCCGAGAAGCTGCGGCGCCTGGGCTTCGGGGGCCCGGAGGGGCCCGGCGCTGGCCCCGAGGTCTTCGGCACGGCCTACTGCACGGCGCTCTACCTGCGCCAGCGCCTGGCGGGCGCACCCGCGCCCCGGGCCTACGTGCTGGGCAGCGCGGCGCTGGCGGCCGAGCTGGAGGCCGTGGGCATCGCCTGCCTGGGCGTGGGCCCCGAGCCGCTGCAGGGCGACAGCCCCGCCGCCTGGCTGCGCGCGCCGCTCGAGCCGGGCGTCCGCGCCGTGGTGGTGGGCTTCGACCCGCACTTCAGCTACATGAAGCTCACCAAGGCCGTGCGCTACCTGCAGCAGCCCGACTGCCTGCTGGTGGGCACCAACCTGGACAACCGGCTCCCGCTGGAGAACGGCGGCTTCATCGCAGGTCCGTGCCccagggcggcgggcggcgggcgggcgggcccctCCGCCCTctgaccccggcccggcccccctctCGGCCCGCAGGTACCGGCTGCCTGGTCCGCGCCGTGGAGATGGCCGCGCAGCGCCAGGCGGACATCATCGGCAAGCCCAGCCGCTTCATCTTCGACTGCGTGTCCCAGGAGTACGGCATCGACCCCGCGCGCACCGTCATGGTGGGCGACCGCCTGGACACGGACATCCTGCTGGGCGTCACGTGCGGCCTGAAGACCATCCTGACCCTCACCGGGGTCTCCTCTCTGGGTGACGTGAAGGACCACCAGGAAAGTGACTGCGTGGCCGAGCGGAAGATGGTGCCCGACTTCTACGTGGACAGCATCGCCGACCTTTTGCCCGCCCTTCAAGGTTAAAGCTAGCGTGTCTTTAATCTccggaataaaaaaaaattgagccttGGTTCCCCAGATTAATAGGTGGGCCGAGAGTGTCCGTTGGGCCGGGCGGTCCCCAAGGCCCAGCCTGGGAAGCCGACCGGGCACAGGCTTGTTTACAGATGTTTTAAGATGCActttttctagctttttttttttccttttttcacggCTGGGGCTCAGACCCAGGGGCTCTCACATACTCTGTCACAAACCCTACCCTAACTAATGCACTTTTAAGCGTGGGGGTCCTGGGCTCTGGCTGCCAATGGCAAGGATTCTGGGAACCTTTGGGGCCTGCTGGTGCATCTGAGGTGGGTCCAGGGGGTTCCCTTGTAATTGACAGCTCCAGCTGGGGATCAATCCCTAGTGGGCCTGAACGGATGAGGGCCCAGTTCTTTGCCCAATGGTGCAGGCCTCTGGGTGGAGAGACGCAGGCCTCTCAGCAGTGTTGCTGTGGGTGTCAGCCTCAGCCATCACGTGCAGTGACCCCAGGTGACCTGGCCCCAGCTCCAGGGCGGACATGGCCAGGAGGGCTCCGAGGCTCCTGCCGAGTCCCAGCTGCCGTTCAAGGAGCTCGGGGCATCATGAGTACCAAAAAGCTCTCAAACCCTTAAAAGTTTGGTGTCTTAGTGGAACTGACTGAAGCCCGGTTAGTAGCTGTGCTTTGGCTCCCGAGAGTGGCCGAGGAGGAGCGGCAGCCCGGCAGCCCAGGATGCCCTCTGGCTGAGACCAGGCAGCCCTGAGAACAGGAAGTGCTTTCCAGGGCCACTGCTCTTCCTGCCTAGtgccctgtgggggtggggactcAGATGCCAGCAGTTCATGCGCCACCTACCTTGGCCCCTCTCCTTGTTGGTGGACTGTGCAAGGCCTGGCAGACACCACCTGCATGCCCAGGGTTTTTGGCCAGAGGCCCTGGGCCCAATGCCCAGCTGACCCACTGCACTTGCAGGCAGACCGGGGAGCAGTTCCTTCGCTGCCTTGGCCTGCCCCGGCGGCGCTGCATCTGAGTCATTCCCTGCTCTCCTTCGAGTCCTCAGAGCAATCATGAGTGTCCAGCTCACCTCCAGATTGGGTAGTGCCAGGTGgctgctctgctctgggcagcggggtaggggcgggggggggggcctggcctGTGGGAGCAGCAGGCAGTGGCCTGTGGACCTGGGTCCCGCGGCTTGCTGTCCGCCTGCGCTTTGCACTGTGTGAACTCAAATGCACATTAAACTTCAGACCCTGTCGTTCTGGCTGTCTCCTCTCTGCAGCGCGTGGAGGGGGCGGGAATGCCCAGCAGGCCTGCTCTAGGGCTTGTTCTGGAGCTGGGGAGTGGGGTACAACTCCGGGGGTGCCTGATGGGGCCTGGGGTGCTCCTGGGGGAGCCGAGGTGCGGAACCCTCGAAAAGGCCTTCGTGGAATGTGCCTCGCTGTTGCTGCGGCCCAGGCCCCGTGCCCAGAGCGAGCCTGGGCAGAGTCCCACCCCCGCAGGCGCGGGGGACAGCACTGTGCTCGCCCCAGGGATCAGGTGGCTGGGAGGAGGCAGCGCGGCCCCCTTGGCTGTCTCCTGGTGAGGGGTGCAGACAATCGTGCATTGTGGCCTGGCTGCAGCATGGAGCGGGGGAGCTGCCTTCCAGCACCGGGGACCCTCTCGGGGGCCGGGGATGTGAGTCCGCCTCTGCCTCTGGCCCCACAGACACTGCCCCAGGGGGAGAGCCAACACGATCCCAGGGGCTGGACAGGCCGAGGCCAtggcctgctgctgctgctgctgctactgctgccaCTGGCCGCTGCAGGGGCTGTGGCCGGGGGACTGCTTGGCTTCAAGCACGGGCCCCCCAAGGTGAGCCGCTGGCAGCGCGGGTTGGGAGGGGGGAAAGAGTCCCATAGAAGCAGATTGTACTGGGGAGCAGGGCGTTTGGGGGGTGGGTGCTCCAAGCCTGCAGTAGGGCTGGGGTGCCTGATGgcgccccccaccctgctgaCTCGGGCTTCGCTCTCAGCCACTGCTACAGGTGCCCCACCcgagccccctgcacccccaggggcccccagccAACCAAACTGCCCAGGTGGACGTGACCCACGACACTGCGACCATCAGGGGGACCCCAGCCCGGGGCAACCGCAGCTGGGTCGTGCTGCTGGATGGGCACAGtgtgagtgggctggggggcagggggcggggggcggccctgCCTCACCCACCTGCCTCCCCAGGGCTGCGTGTGCTACCGCCCAGCCGAGCACCCGGCCTGCTTCCTGCGCCGCATGGAGCCGCGGGACCGCGCGACTCTGCAGCTGCTGCGTGCCTCGGGGGTGAGCGGGGTGAGCGGCGCCACACAAAGGGCCCCTgtgcgcgggcgggcgggctccgGTTTCAGGGGACAGGCAGCTCTGTCTTCCCGGGCCAAGCTGATCAGAGCAGCTGGACAGGGCTGGCTGTGCGCCCACCTGAGCCTGCTCCGTAGGTCCCAGGCCCCCGCCGCGCCCAGGCCCCCCGCCACACCCGGGAGCTGCTGGAAGTGCTGGGCAACCGCCCCGTGGACCCTGCCCAGGCTGGGGTGGCCGTGCGGCACCTGTGCGCTGACACCCCCATTTACTGGGCCCGGCGAGCAGAGGGTGAGTGGGGACTGCCGTGGGGCAGGAGCGGGTGCCAGGGGGCCCGCGGGGTAACacaaccccctccccagggccccggcaGCAGCGGCTGGTCTATCTCTGCATCGACATCTGCTTCCCGAACAGCGTCTGCGTCTCCGTGTGCTTTTATTACCTCCCGGACTGAGCCGGGTGGCCCAATAAACCCCACCGCAGTCAAGGTGCTCTGTGGCCTGTGCacacgggcagggggcaggctaGCCCAGCACGCTGTCGTTGAAGGCCAGGCACACGACGGCTTTCTGGTGGCCGCCATACTCTCTCTTGATTTCCCCCGTCTCCACACACCAGAGCCGGGCCAGGTTGTCAGAGGAGCCTGCGAAAGGGGCGGTAACTCAGGGCGGGCTCAGGGCTCCCCACCCCGGccaggggagcaggaaggggccGGCTGGGGTGGGACTCACCGGTGACGATGTACTGGGAGTCACCTGAGAAGGCACAGCCCCACATCCAGCCCCGCGACGACTCCCCGGGGTTCCCGCTCCGGATGCTCAGCTCCGTCATCAGCGAGAAGTTCGATGTTCTCCAGACCTTGCACGTCTGGTCCGCTGAGCAGGTGGCGAGGAGGCTGGGCAGGGGTCGGCAGGCGTCACTCCCACCCTGAGCCCGTCCTGGGCTCCCCGCCACCGCCCCCGTCCCCGGGCAAGCCTACGTGGAGTCGGGGCTGAAGCGGCACTGCAGGGCGTAgcggctgtgtgcagggatctTGGTCTTTGGGATGAGCTGCGTCACCTCGTCCCCAATGCCCCCCGTCAGGTTCCACACATAGCAGTTCCCCTGGGGGCAGCGAGCCTCACTCTGACCTGGGCCAGGGAgggcagcccccagggcccctcccgcgCCGGAAGTGAGAGACCCCCCTGGAAGGGGGTGATGGTGGGATGGGGATGCACCACCGCTCAGAGCAAGGGGAAGGGGCTGCAAGGGCCAAATGGGGTCTGAGGACAGGCAggagcgcctgggccagaaggaAGCAGGACACTGGCAGGAGAGGGAGAGCCGCGCGGGGCAGGGCACTGCCCCCACTCACGCTGCTGTTGACAGCCGCCATGTAGCTGGCGTCAGGGTCGATGTGGGCCGACGTGATGGACACCTCGGGCTCAGGGATCAACTGTTCGTTGTGGTCTGTCTTCAGGTCCCAGATGTGGATGGCACCGCTCTGGTCGCCCACAATGAGCTCGGCCTGGCGTGCGAGAGGTGTGAGGCAGGTCCGGCCCCTGCCCCGGGGAGCCCGGAGTGGGGCACGCCCCCCTCACCTGGTTGGGGTGCAGACACACGCAGTTAATGGGCGCGTTCACCTGGAAGATGCGCTGACACTGCAGGTTCCGGGACCTAGGCAAAAGACACGGGCTCCAGAGCACTACCCCCGCGGCCGGAAACCTCGGTCACCCGAAGGGGCGGGAGTCCCGAGCCCGCTGGGTATGGGCCGCTGGAATTTAGGGAGCAGCAGCCCCGGGGGCGCCCTGGgtaactgcccccagtgccccgCCCCACCTGAGGTCCCAGATGCGGGCAGTGCAGTCCTCCCCGCCCGTGTACATCCAGCGCCCGTCCTCGTGGAAGCCCACAGATGCGATGTTCTTGTTGACCCCGTCGTAGCTGATGATGGGGTTGGGGTTATTGGAGTTGAGGTCGTACATGCGGATGTGCTGGTAGCCTAGGGCACAGCGGGGGCACTGAGCACCGCgctgggggaggcagggcggCCCCTCGGGCGTGGGGCGGGGTGAACGTACCTGCAGCAGCGATCATGCTGCGGTCCGGCGTGATCTCCAGCGCATTCACCTGCTGCGTGTGTTAAGGAGGGTGCCAGGAGGGTGCCAGAGGGCGCCGcgggggttggggcaggggcaccacccccgccccatccagACCCGCCCCCAGGATACGGAGTCCTGGTGCTGCACGGTGCGCGTGCAGATCCCGCTGTGCGCCTGCCAGAAGCGCACCGTGTGGTCATAGCCCGCTGTTGCCAGGATCACCGGGTCGCTGCCCACCGTGCCTGGAGACGCGTTCATGCTGCGACGGTCCGGACAGGGAGCTCACGCGCAGGGGCCGAGGGTCAGGGCATCTGGCGAGGGGCAGCTCGCTCCGCCGCAGACGCCGCACGGCGCACGGGACCGCGGtgcccgggtcggcagcgtggtCGAGCCTGGCCGAGAAGGGGACCACGGCTGGGAGGGCTGCGGGGACACGGAGCGCGCCGGCGCCGGTCAGCTCGGGGGCGCCCGGCCCGCGCTGGCCGGCGCGGCCCGGCCGGACGCCACCCTGCCCGCCGCCGGCAGGGGGCGGTCACGAGCGCGTCGCGCTGCCGCAGGGGCGGGCCGCGCATGCGCGGGGCGCCGGACGGCCCGGCCGACTCCGCCGGGCGCTGCGGCTGCGCgtgcggcggggctgggggcgccctgcggcggcccccgagccccccgggTCCCGCCCGTCCGCCCGGCTCTCCGcggcgcgcccgcccgccgctcgcccgccgcgcccgcgccgccgc from Sorex araneus isolate mSorAra2 chromosome 4, mSorAra2.pri, whole genome shotgun sequence includes these protein-coding regions:
- the PGP gene encoding glycerol-3-phosphate phosphatase: MAAAEAGGEDARCVRLNAERARALLSDVDTLLFDCDGVLWRGETAVPGAPEALTALRARGKRLGFITNNSSKTRAAYAEKLRRLGFGGPEGPGAGPEVFGTAYCTALYLRQRLAGAPAPRAYVLGSAALAAELEAVGIACLGVGPEPLQGDSPAAWLRAPLEPGVRAVVVGFDPHFSYMKLTKAVRYLQQPDCLLVGTNLDNRLPLENGGFIAGTGCLVRAVEMAAQRQADIIGKPSRFIFDCVSQEYGIDPARTVMVGDRLDTDILLGVTCGLKTILTLTGVSSLGDVKDHQESDCVAERKMVPDFYVDSIADLLPALQG
- the BRICD5 gene encoding BRICHOS domain-containing protein 5; protein product: MERGSCLPAPGTLSGAGDVSPPLPLAPQTLPQGESQHDPRGWTGRGHGLLLLLLLLLPLAAAGAVAGGLLGFKHGPPKPLLQVPHPSPLHPQGPPANQTAQVDVTHDTATIRGTPARGNRSWVVLLDGHSGCVCYRPAEHPACFLRRMEPRDRATLQLLRASGVSGVPGPRRAQAPRHTRELLEVLGNRPVDPAQAGVAVRHLCADTPIYWARRAEGPRQQRLVYLCIDICFPNSVCVSVCFYYLPD
- the MLST8 gene encoding target of rapamycin complex subunit LST8, with product MNASPGTVGSDPVILATAGYDHTVRFWQAHSGICTRTVQHQDSQVNALEITPDRSMIAAAGYQHIRMYDLNSNNPNPIISYDGVNKNIASVGFHEDGRWMYTGGEDCTARIWDLRSRNLQCQRIFQVNAPINCVCLHPNQAELIVGDQSGAIHIWDLKTDHNEQLIPEPEVSITSAHIDPDASYMAAVNSSGNCYVWNLTGGIGDEVTQLIPKTKIPAHSRYALQCRFSPDSTLLATCSADQTCKVWRTSNFSLMTELSIRSGNPGESSRGWMWGCAFSGDSQYIVTGSSDNLARLWCVETGEIKREYGGHQKAVVCLAFNDSVLG